One Castanea sativa cultivar Marrone di Chiusa Pesio chromosome 4, ASM4071231v1 DNA window includes the following coding sequences:
- the LOC142632376 gene encoding uncharacterized protein LOC142632376, producing the protein MTIKLDMSKAYNRIEWDYLKALMLKMGFHKKWVDLIMAGISTVSYSVLVNGAPSGFIKPSRDDSLFFCNASLSECHIIMEILQAYEIASGQKINSDKSFILFSSNTPHSLREEIKQLFNANSNVPLEKYLGLPPIIGRGKMQAFEDIKSKVQSKLEGWKGKLLS; encoded by the exons ATGACGATAAAGCTTGACATGAGCAAAGCATATAACAGGATTGAATGGGACTACCTAAAGGCATTGATGTTGAAGATGGGGTTTCATAAAAAATGGGTGGATTTGATCATGGCTGGGATCTCAACTGTTTCTTACTCGGTGTTGGTAAATGGAGCACCTTCTGGATTTATCAAACCCTCTAGAG atgatagtctGTTTTTCTGCAATGCGTCTTTATCGGAGTGTCATATTATCATGGAAATTCTTCAAGCTTATGAAATTGCATCTGGGCAGAAGATAAATAGTGATAAAAGCTTCATTTTATTCAGCTCCAATACCCCTCATTCATTACGGGAGGAGATCAAGCAGCTCTTCAATGCTAATTCCAATGTGCCTTTGGAAAAATACCTGGGTTTACCTCCTATAATTGGCAGAGGAAAGATGCAAGCTTTTGAAGACATTAAGAGTAAAGTTCAATCCAAACTTGAGGGTTGGAAGGGTAAATTATTATCATAG